From Novosphingobium resinovorum, the proteins below share one genomic window:
- a CDS encoding PHA/PHB synthase family protein, which yields MATDADLISDVMKSQVQSLTTLFGQMVPAEGTPEAEATVQWAEVAGRLHSIWTEFQVEQLNKASADKPPHYADPMKWIATVEGVFRQLPLANPEMQQKLWNEGLALVNAVFGQYGIGPRGEEIREQPELPRRDHRFSDPEWRRQPFFAMLHQLYLLMSEQVTGLAESIEGLEPARKAQLLFATRTVVDALSPANFPLTNPVALAKASETRGESLVRGFENLLDDMRKGQLTHTRPGAFVLGENIAVTPGKVVFETPLYQLIQYTPTTDKVLKTPLVIFPPWINRFYILDLNARKSFVRWAVEQGVTVFMVSWKSADASMADLLWDDYIAAQIEAVDFARNRLGVPSAHTIGYCVAGTTLAATLAVLARKGEADKIASATFFTAQVDFEDAGDLKNFIDDQQIETVGRLSPEGYLDGRYLAATFNILRGNDLIWNYVERNYLKGEDYPAFDLLHWNGDVTNLPALWHRNYLRDLYRDNRLAVADSLSACGVPIDLHRIATPCYIQAGREDHIAPPTSVWKLTRYLAGNWAFLLAGSGHIAGVVNPPSTGKYQYWTNDGSPESLADFVEGATEHPGSWWPHWAEWLRNLDPAEVPARGRRKPGGRGDKIVEDAPGRYVSAR from the coding sequence ATGGCTACCGACGCCGACCTCATCAGCGACGTCATGAAGTCCCAGGTTCAGAGCCTGACGACGTTGTTTGGCCAGATGGTCCCGGCGGAGGGCACTCCTGAAGCCGAAGCGACGGTGCAATGGGCCGAGGTGGCCGGCCGGCTGCATTCGATATGGACTGAGTTTCAGGTCGAGCAGCTGAACAAGGCATCGGCAGACAAGCCTCCGCACTACGCCGACCCCATGAAATGGATCGCCACGGTTGAGGGCGTCTTTCGCCAGCTTCCGCTCGCCAATCCCGAGATGCAGCAGAAGCTGTGGAACGAGGGGCTGGCGTTGGTGAATGCCGTGTTCGGGCAATATGGCATCGGACCGCGCGGCGAGGAAATCCGGGAACAGCCGGAGCTGCCGCGCCGCGACCATCGTTTCTCCGATCCGGAGTGGCGCCGCCAGCCGTTCTTCGCGATGCTGCACCAGCTTTATCTGCTCATGAGCGAGCAGGTCACCGGCCTCGCGGAATCGATCGAGGGGCTGGAGCCTGCGCGCAAGGCGCAATTGCTGTTCGCCACCCGGACCGTAGTGGATGCCCTGAGCCCCGCCAACTTTCCGCTGACAAACCCGGTCGCTCTCGCGAAAGCGTCGGAGACGCGCGGCGAAAGCCTGGTGCGCGGGTTCGAGAACCTGCTCGACGACATGCGTAAGGGGCAACTGACGCATACCCGGCCCGGCGCCTTCGTGCTGGGCGAGAACATCGCTGTGACCCCTGGCAAGGTGGTCTTCGAAACCCCGCTCTACCAGCTCATCCAGTACACTCCGACCACCGACAAGGTCCTGAAGACTCCCTTGGTGATCTTCCCACCATGGATAAACCGCTTCTACATCCTCGACCTTAATGCGCGGAAGAGTTTCGTGCGCTGGGCAGTCGAGCAGGGCGTGACAGTGTTCATGGTCTCCTGGAAGTCGGCCGACGCCTCGATGGCCGATCTTCTGTGGGATGATTATATCGCAGCGCAGATCGAGGCCGTGGACTTTGCGCGCAACCGTCTTGGTGTGCCTTCGGCGCACACGATCGGCTATTGCGTCGCCGGCACGACGCTGGCGGCCACGCTCGCCGTGCTGGCTCGCAAGGGCGAGGCGGACAAGATCGCCAGCGCGACCTTCTTTACCGCGCAGGTCGATTTCGAGGATGCGGGCGACCTCAAGAACTTCATCGACGACCAGCAGATCGAGACCGTCGGCCGTCTGTCTCCCGAAGGCTACCTCGACGGGCGCTATCTTGCCGCGACGTTCAATATCCTGCGCGGTAACGACCTCATCTGGAATTACGTCGAGCGTAATTACCTCAAGGGAGAGGACTACCCGGCGTTCGATCTGTTGCACTGGAACGGCGATGTCACCAACCTTCCGGCGCTCTGGCATCGCAACTACTTGCGCGACCTCTATCGTGACAACCGGCTGGCGGTGGCGGATTCGCTATCGGCCTGCGGCGTGCCGATCGACCTCCATCGCATTGCCACGCCCTGCTACATCCAGGCCGGGCGAGAGGATCATATCGCCCCGCCGACGAGCGTATGGAAGCTGACGCGCTATCTGGCCGGGAACTGGGCGTTCCTTCTTGCGGGTTCCGGTCACATCGCGGGGGTCGTCAATCCGCCCTCGACGGGCAAGTACCAATACTGGACCAACGATGGGTCACCAGAATCGCTGGCCGATTTCGTCGAGGGCGCGACCGAGCATCCCGGGTCATGGTGGCCGCATTGGGCCGAGTGGCTGCGCAATCTCGATCCGGCGGAAGTTCCGGCACGGGGCAGGCGCAAGCCTGGCGGGCGCGGTGACAAAATCGTCGAGGACGCTCCGGGGCGCTACGTCTCCGCACGCTAA
- the lptG gene encoding LPS export ABC transporter permease LptG: MNLEFFPSRTLTLYLARLFLTRIVAVLIMLVLVLQVLDLLGESGDILAYKGNGQMQLLYYVSLRVPQLVARFLPYSVLLATIITLATLNQNSEVISMKAAGLSAHQVLAPLILTALVISGFSFAFNERVVTRAARTLDSWQAVDYGPIPKNASPKANLYLAEGSDLLLAQSLSGEGNAMMLHGVTYYRRDANDMIVEMMRAGTATYANPGWKLDKPTKFQVSDTTTTKLVAATVAPGITPAKIFISKVDADAEDIFTLTGSIQAVREAGQRTSELDAAWWHKLSGPLSSALMPLLGAVAAFGLARSGALLIRAVTGMALGFAYFVFDNAALAMGNFGGYPPLIAAWAPFLLFALIGETVLIRTEE, translated from the coding sequence ATGAACCTCGAATTCTTCCCGTCGCGCACCCTGACACTCTATCTTGCACGGCTGTTCCTGACGCGCATCGTCGCCGTGCTTATCATGCTGGTGCTGGTGCTGCAGGTTCTCGATCTGTTGGGCGAGAGCGGCGATATCCTAGCCTACAAGGGCAACGGGCAGATGCAGTTGCTCTATTATGTCTCTCTGCGCGTGCCGCAACTGGTGGCGCGGTTCCTCCCCTATTCGGTGCTGCTCGCCACGATCATCACGCTGGCGACCCTGAACCAGAACAGCGAGGTCATCTCGATGAAGGCGGCGGGGCTGTCGGCGCATCAGGTGCTGGCGCCGCTGATTCTGACCGCGCTGGTGATCTCCGGCTTCAGCTTCGCTTTCAACGAGCGTGTCGTCACCCGCGCGGCGCGGACGCTCGATTCCTGGCAGGCGGTGGACTACGGGCCGATCCCGAAGAACGCGAGCCCCAAGGCGAACCTCTATCTTGCCGAAGGCAGCGACCTGCTGCTGGCGCAGTCGCTCTCCGGCGAGGGCAATGCCATGATGCTGCACGGCGTCACCTACTATCGCCGCGACGCTAACGACATGATCGTCGAGATGATGCGCGCCGGCACTGCGACTTACGCGAATCCCGGCTGGAAGCTCGACAAGCCGACGAAGTTCCAGGTTTCCGATACGACGACGACAAAGCTGGTCGCGGCCACCGTTGCGCCGGGCATCACGCCGGCCAAGATCTTCATCTCCAAGGTCGATGCCGATGCGGAGGATATCTTCACGCTTACCGGCTCGATCCAGGCTGTGCGCGAGGCTGGGCAGCGGACCAGCGAGCTTGATGCCGCGTGGTGGCACAAGCTGTCGGGGCCGCTGTCCTCGGCGCTGATGCCGCTGCTCGGGGCGGTCGCGGCGTTCGGTCTTGCCCGCTCCGGCGCACTGCTGATTCGCGCGGTGACCGGCATGGCGCTGGGATTTGCCTACTTCGTGTTCGACAACGCGGCATTGGCGATGGGCAATTTCGGCGGCTATCCGCCGCTGATTGCGGCCTGGGCGCCTTTCCTGCTGTTCGCGCTCATCGGCGAGACTGTGTTGATCCGTACCGAGGAGTAA
- the lptF gene encoding LPS export ABC transporter permease LptF → MKFISALDRYILRLVLMPMLGIFLLAASLLVLDKMLRLFDFVATEGGPIGVVFKMLANMLPEYASLAIPLGLMLGILLAFRKLATSSELDVMRAVGLSYTRMLRVPYMITIALVIANFAIVGYLQPLSRYYYEELNYELKSGALGASIKVGEFTALKDRIALRIDESRDDGRKLMGIFARLSNDKGQVLSISAREGRFLALKDNPDTIIFRLEQGQIIQDEPGQPSRVLTFTRHDLPIELPAIEKFRQRGGQEREYLLPELLKLGWDKNAPSDERVSSQANFNYRMVEVVMMLLLPLLGVALAIPPKRSTSALGLFVSIVMVVAYHKVNQYANDVASLGKMNPIIGLWGPFFGFAAIIVWMYWRVAYIPGGQAIGWLETASDKVVKRLKSLLRRNRRGPILPTPADQS, encoded by the coding sequence GTGAAGTTCATCAGCGCCCTAGACCGCTACATCCTGCGCCTCGTGCTAATGCCGATGCTGGGCATATTCCTGCTCGCCGCATCGCTGCTCGTGCTCGACAAGATGCTCCGGCTTTTCGACTTCGTCGCGACCGAAGGCGGGCCGATCGGCGTCGTCTTCAAGATGCTGGCGAACATGCTGCCCGAATACGCCAGCCTTGCGATCCCGCTTGGGCTGATGCTCGGCATCCTGCTTGCCTTCCGCAAGCTGGCGACCAGCAGCGAACTCGATGTCATGCGCGCGGTGGGGCTCAGCTATACCCGCATGCTGCGCGTGCCCTACATGATCACGATCGCGCTGGTGATCGCCAATTTCGCGATCGTCGGCTATCTTCAGCCGCTGTCCCGCTATTACTACGAAGAGCTGAATTACGAGCTCAAGTCCGGCGCGCTCGGGGCCTCGATCAAGGTTGGCGAGTTTACCGCCCTCAAAGACCGCATCGCCCTGCGCATCGACGAAAGCCGTGACGATGGGCGCAAGCTCATGGGCATCTTCGCGCGCCTTTCGAACGACAAGGGCCAGGTGCTCTCGATCTCCGCGCGGGAGGGGCGTTTTCTTGCGCTCAAGGACAATCCCGACACGATCATCTTCCGACTCGAGCAGGGCCAGATCATTCAGGACGAGCCCGGGCAGCCGTCGCGCGTCCTGACCTTCACGCGCCACGACCTGCCGATCGAGCTTCCCGCAATCGAGAAGTTCCGCCAGCGCGGCGGGCAGGAGCGTGAATACCTTCTGCCCGAACTTCTGAAGCTCGGCTGGGACAAGAATGCGCCAAGCGACGAGCGCGTATCCAGTCAGGCGAATTTCAACTACCGCATGGTCGAAGTCGTGATGATGCTGCTGTTGCCGCTGCTTGGCGTTGCGTTGGCGATCCCGCCCAAGCGCTCCACGTCGGCGCTGGGTCTGTTCGTGTCGATCGTGATGGTCGTGGCCTACCACAAGGTCAATCAGTACGCGAACGACGTCGCCTCGCTGGGCAAGATGAACCCCATCATCGGGCTGTGGGGGCCGTTCTTCGGCTTTGCGGCGATCATCGTCTGGATGTACTGGCGTGTGGCCTACATACCGGGCGGTCAGGCGATCGGCTGGCTCGAGACCGCGTCCGACAAGGTGGTCAAGCGCCTGAAGTCGCTGCTGCGTCGTAACCGGCGCGGGCCTATCCTGCCGACGCCAGCGGACCAGAGCTGA
- a CDS encoding glutathione S-transferase family protein: MLPTLTVFETSPDRGRGLARDMPVRWALEEVAQPYTVRLVSFTAMKEAAHRARNPFGQIPTYEEGGLVLFESGAIVLHLAQSHTGLLPENPEAHTRAVTWMFAALSTLEPPIVERSMAALFESDKPWHEERLTMLDARVRTRLGDFAARLGDTEWLDGAFSAGDLMTISVLRRLASSGLLEDFPTIRAYVARGEARPAFQRAFAAQLAVFEQAGR, from the coding sequence ATGCTGCCCACCCTCACCGTCTTCGAAACCTCGCCCGACCGCGGCCGCGGCCTTGCGCGGGACATGCCGGTTCGCTGGGCGCTGGAGGAAGTGGCACAGCCTTACACCGTACGCCTCGTCTCGTTCACGGCGATGAAGGAGGCCGCACACCGCGCCCGCAACCCTTTCGGCCAGATCCCGACGTATGAGGAAGGCGGCCTCGTGCTGTTCGAATCGGGCGCCATCGTGCTGCACCTCGCGCAGAGCCATACCGGGCTGCTGCCGGAGAACCCGGAAGCTCACACCCGCGCGGTCACATGGATGTTCGCCGCGCTCTCCACGCTGGAGCCGCCGATCGTCGAACGCTCGATGGCCGCCCTGTTCGAGAGCGACAAGCCCTGGCACGAGGAGCGCCTGACCATGCTCGACGCCCGTGTGCGCACCCGCCTGGGCGACTTCGCCGCGCGGCTGGGCGATACGGAATGGCTGGACGGCGCCTTCAGCGCGGGCGACCTGATGACGATCTCTGTACTGCGCCGCCTCGCAAGCTCGGGGCTGCTGGAGGACTTCCCAACGATCCGCGCCTACGTCGCACGCGGCGAGGCCCGCCCCGCCTTCCAGCGGGCTTTCGCCGCGCAACTGGCGGTGTTCGAACAGGCCGGGCGGTAA
- a CDS encoding class I SAM-dependent methyltransferase — MTSTELARQPLAHRIRQKIKQGMGPWGVFLEGFIRNPVMVGSIVPSSRFTINRMLSKVDWANTKLFVEYGPGVGTFCQPVLDRLPRDGMLIVIDTNPMFIDYLRRTISDSRFVAVNGSAADVEEIVRAHGHEKADYVLSGLPFSTLPKGVAPAIASATYRVIRKGGAFLVYQFRPKARSYMAPHFKRIDDAIEPINVPPCFMWWGWKDED, encoded by the coding sequence ATGACCAGCACCGAGCTTGCCCGACAGCCTTTGGCCCACCGGATCAGGCAGAAGATCAAGCAGGGCATGGGGCCTTGGGGCGTGTTCCTCGAAGGTTTCATCCGCAACCCCGTGATGGTCGGCTCGATCGTCCCGTCCTCGCGCTTCACCATCAACCGCATGCTGTCGAAGGTGGACTGGGCGAACACGAAGCTGTTCGTCGAGTACGGCCCCGGCGTCGGCACTTTCTGCCAGCCGGTGCTCGACCGCCTGCCGCGCGACGGCATGCTGATCGTCATCGACACCAACCCGATGTTCATCGACTACCTGCGCCGCACGATCAGCGACAGCCGCTTCGTCGCGGTCAACGGCTCGGCGGCGGACGTCGAGGAGATCGTGCGCGCGCACGGGCACGAAAAGGCGGACTACGTCCTGTCGGGCCTGCCGTTCTCGACCCTGCCCAAGGGCGTGGCGCCCGCCATCGCCTCGGCCACCTACCGCGTGATCCGCAAGGGCGGCGCGTTCCTGGTCTACCAGTTCCGCCCCAAGGCGCGCAGCTACATGGCCCCGCACTTCAAGCGCATCGACGACGCGATCGAACCGATCAACGTCCCGCCCTGCTTCATGTGGTGGGGCTGGAAGGACGAGGATTGA
- a CDS encoding fatty acid desaturase family protein, with translation MNAQNAIDLPPADARNSAQGSTWHSQMPDDKAMLRAAVELTRDIAAARPGIYWPDMLGSAALGYAALAGAILAGNPVVAVLLGVVASLALYRALLFIHELTHIHKDALPGFRFGWNLLVGVPMLIPSFMYEGVHTQHHARTRYGTVEDPEYLPLALMKPWSLPVFALTAILLPPALLIRSAVLVPLGAIVPPLRTLVWERVSALAINPQYKRRKPEGDFARMVFWQELTCSVWAIGLVAASFAWGWRPLLIALCVVSFTALLNQVRTLVAHLWENDGEAMTVTAQYLDSVNVPPPGFVAAMWAPVGLRYHALHHLLPSMPYHSLAEAHRRLTAHLEEGSTYGKASYPGLAPLLGRLARSTMKVR, from the coding sequence ATGAATGCCCAGAATGCGATCGACCTGCCCCCCGCCGATGCGCGTAATTCCGCGCAGGGATCGACGTGGCACTCGCAGATGCCCGACGACAAGGCCATGCTGCGCGCCGCCGTCGAACTGACGCGCGACATCGCGGCGGCCCGCCCCGGCATCTACTGGCCGGACATGCTGGGCAGCGCCGCGCTCGGCTATGCGGCGTTGGCGGGGGCGATTCTGGCAGGCAATCCGGTGGTCGCGGTGCTGCTGGGCGTGGTCGCATCGCTGGCGCTCTACCGCGCGCTGCTGTTCATCCATGAACTGACGCACATCCACAAGGACGCCCTGCCCGGCTTCCGCTTCGGCTGGAACCTGCTGGTCGGCGTGCCAATGCTGATCCCCTCGTTCATGTACGAGGGCGTGCATACCCAGCACCACGCCCGCACCCGCTACGGCACGGTCGAGGACCCGGAATACCTGCCGCTGGCGCTGATGAAGCCGTGGAGCCTGCCGGTCTTCGCGCTCACCGCGATACTGCTGCCGCCCGCGCTGCTGATCCGCTCGGCGGTGCTCGTGCCGCTGGGCGCAATCGTGCCGCCGCTACGTACGCTGGTGTGGGAACGTGTCTCGGCGCTCGCCATCAACCCGCAGTACAAGCGCCGCAAGCCGGAGGGCGACTTCGCCCGCATGGTGTTCTGGCAGGAACTCACCTGCTCGGTCTGGGCGATCGGCCTCGTCGCCGCGAGCTTTGCCTGGGGCTGGAGGCCGCTTCTGATCGCGCTGTGCGTCGTCTCGTTCACCGCACTGCTCAACCAGGTCCGCACCCTTGTCGCCCACCTTTGGGAGAACGACGGCGAAGCGATGACCGTCACCGCGCAGTATCTCGATTCGGTGAACGTGCCGCCGCCCGGCTTCGTCGCGGCGATGTGGGCTCCGGTGGGTCTGCGCTATCATGCGCTGCACCATCTGCTGCCTTCGATGCCCTACCACTCGCTGGCAGAGGCGCACCGCCGCCTGACCGCTCATCTGGAAGAGGGTTCGACTTACGGCAAGGCCAGCTATCCCGGCCTTGCCCCGCTGCTCGGAAGGTTGGCGCGCAGCACGATGAAGGTCAGGTAA
- a CDS encoding LL-diaminopimelate aminotransferase — protein MEDEFYRIKRLPPYVIAEVNAMRHAARQAGKDIIDLGMGNPDLPPPQHVLDKLCEVAQKPDAHGYSQSKGIPGLRRAQANYYANRFNVELDPEREVVVTMGSKEGLASLATAITTPGDVVLAPNPSYPIHTFGFIIAGATIRSVPTTPDENYWRSLDRAMAFTVPRPSILIVNYPSNPTAETVDLAFYERLVAWAKENKVWILSDLAYSELYYDGNPTRSILEVPGAKDVAVEFTSMSKTYSMAGWRIGFAVGNQKLISALTRVKSYLDYGAFTPIQAAACAALNGPQDIVQRNRDLYQKRRDVMVEAFGRAGWDIPAPKASMFAWAPLPPALKDMGSLEFSKQLLTHAEVAVAPGVGYGEDGEGFVRIAMVENEQRLRQAARNVKRYLSSMGVNTPSS, from the coding sequence ATGGAAGACGAGTTCTACCGCATCAAGCGACTGCCGCCCTATGTCATCGCCGAAGTGAACGCGATGAGGCACGCAGCCCGCCAGGCCGGTAAGGACATCATCGACCTCGGCATGGGCAACCCCGACCTGCCCCCGCCCCAGCACGTGCTCGACAAGCTGTGCGAGGTGGCGCAGAAGCCCGACGCTCACGGCTATTCGCAGTCCAAGGGCATCCCCGGCCTGCGCCGCGCCCAGGCGAACTACTACGCCAACCGTTTCAACGTGGAACTGGACCCCGAGCGCGAGGTCGTGGTGACCATGGGCTCGAAGGAAGGCCTGGCCAGCCTGGCAACCGCGATCACGACGCCCGGCGACGTGGTGCTGGCGCCCAACCCGAGCTACCCGATCCATACGTTCGGCTTCATCATCGCCGGCGCCACGATCCGCTCGGTTCCGACCACGCCTGACGAGAACTACTGGCGCTCGCTCGACCGCGCGATGGCCTTCACGGTACCGCGGCCCTCGATCCTGATCGTCAACTACCCGTCGAACCCGACAGCCGAAACCGTGGACCTCGCGTTCTACGAGCGCCTCGTCGCCTGGGCCAAGGAGAACAAGGTCTGGATTCTGTCCGACCTTGCCTATTCGGAACTCTATTACGACGGCAACCCGACCCGCTCGATCCTCGAGGTGCCGGGCGCCAAGGACGTCGCGGTGGAATTCACCTCGATGAGCAAGACCTACTCGATGGCAGGCTGGCGCATCGGTTTTGCGGTGGGCAACCAGAAGCTGATCTCTGCGCTGACCCGCGTGAAGTCCTACCTCGACTACGGCGCCTTCACGCCGATCCAGGCCGCTGCTTGTGCCGCGCTGAACGGCCCGCAGGACATCGTCCAGCGCAACCGCGACCTCTACCAGAAGCGCCGCGACGTCATGGTCGAGGCATTCGGCCGAGCCGGATGGGACATTCCCGCACCAAAGGCCTCGATGTTCGCCTGGGCGCCCCTGCCACCGGCCCTCAAGGACATGGGCAGCCTGGAATTCTCGAAGCAGCTCCTGACCCACGCCGAAGTCGCCGTCGCTCCGGGCGTCGGCTACGGTGAAGACGGAGAAGGCTTCGTCAGAATCGCCATGGTGGAAAACGAACAACGCCTTCGACAAGCCGCGCGCAACGTGAAGCGTTACCTCAGCTCGATGGGGGTTAATACCCCTTCATCCTGA
- a CDS encoding GNAT family N-acetyltransferase, which translates to MAELVITPISSKADIAAFVDLAYRLNASDQNWVPNLRSEEISKFTAGKNPFFEHARVQLFLAKRDGQIVGRISAHIDEQALKQPLEQGMGPGTGNWGAIEAEDAEVAHALIAQAEQWLREQGMIRVLAPMNLSVWEEPGIQTVGHDHAPMVMMAHHNAAYQGWIESQGYTAVKTLKTYELDVTKQFPPLIQRIVSSGEKNAKINVRGVELKHFDREAAIICEILNDAWSDNWGFVPFTDKEIEYTGKALKPLVHPELIMIAEYEGEPVAFMMTLPDLNGIQMKVNKRTGKPSILGLLKLLLWLRKPRPADMRVPLMGVRKKLQSSRLASQLAFMMIEYIRRAAVAKFGAKRGEIGWVLEDNQGMVAIADAIDSTVNREYVIYDKAL; encoded by the coding sequence GTGGCCGAACTAGTCATCACTCCGATCTCCAGCAAGGCCGACATCGCCGCTTTTGTCGATCTCGCTTATCGACTCAATGCGTCAGATCAAAACTGGGTGCCGAATCTGCGCTCGGAGGAAATCTCTAAGTTCACAGCGGGCAAGAACCCGTTCTTCGAGCATGCCCGCGTCCAGCTTTTCCTGGCGAAGCGGGACGGCCAGATCGTCGGCCGCATATCGGCGCATATCGATGAACAGGCGCTGAAACAGCCGCTTGAGCAGGGGATGGGGCCGGGCACCGGCAACTGGGGCGCGATCGAGGCGGAGGACGCCGAAGTCGCCCACGCGCTCATCGCCCAGGCCGAGCAGTGGCTGCGCGAGCAGGGTATGATCCGTGTGCTGGCGCCCATGAACCTGTCGGTCTGGGAAGAGCCCGGCATCCAGACGGTGGGCCACGATCATGCGCCGATGGTCATGATGGCGCACCACAACGCCGCTTATCAGGGCTGGATCGAGAGCCAGGGCTACACCGCCGTCAAGACGCTGAAGACCTACGAACTCGACGTCACCAAGCAGTTCCCGCCGCTGATCCAGCGCATCGTCTCGTCCGGCGAGAAGAACGCCAAGATCAACGTGCGCGGCGTAGAGCTGAAGCATTTCGACCGCGAAGCCGCGATCATCTGCGAGATCCTGAACGATGCCTGGTCGGACAACTGGGGCTTTGTGCCCTTCACCGACAAGGAAATCGAGTATACCGGAAAGGCGCTGAAGCCGCTGGTGCATCCCGAACTGATCATGATCGCCGAGTACGAGGGCGAGCCGGTGGCGTTCATGATGACGCTGCCGGACCTCAACGGTATCCAGATGAAGGTCAACAAGCGCACCGGCAAGCCGTCCATCCTCGGCTTGCTCAAGCTGCTCCTTTGGTTGCGTAAGCCCCGGCCCGCCGACATGCGCGTGCCGCTGATGGGCGTGCGCAAGAAGCTGCAGTCCTCGCGGCTCGCCAGCCAGTTGGCCTTCATGATGATCGAGTACATCCGCCGCGCCGCCGTCGCCAAATTCGGGGCCAAGCGCGGTGAGATCGGCTGGGTTCTCGAGGACAACCAGGGCATGGTCGCTATCGCCGACGCCATCGACAGCACCGTCAACCGCGAATACGTGATCTACGACAAGGCGCTCTGA
- the lipB gene encoding lipoyl(octanoyl) transferase LipB, whose translation MTSLPGDIELRISADPVPYREALEEMTARNAAIAAGEARELVWLLEHPPVYTAGTSAAVAELLDPRFEVVEAGRGGRYTYHGPGQRIGYVLLDLKKRARDARGFVHGLEGWVIETLRDFGVETFRSEGRIGIWTTDVDGREAKIGAIGVRIRKWVTMHGFSVNVAPDLSHFTGIVPCGIEEFGVTSLKRLGKDVNLAAFDAALIARAPAFLASLESPCPPSAPETA comes from the coding sequence ATGACTTCGCTACCCGGTGATATCGAACTGCGCATCTCCGCCGATCCGGTGCCCTACCGCGAGGCGCTGGAGGAGATGACCGCCCGCAACGCAGCCATCGCCGCCGGAGAGGCGCGCGAACTGGTCTGGCTGTTGGAGCATCCGCCGGTCTACACCGCCGGCACCAGCGCCGCCGTCGCCGAACTGCTCGACCCTCGCTTCGAGGTGGTCGAGGCCGGACGCGGCGGGCGCTATACCTACCACGGCCCCGGCCAGCGCATCGGCTATGTGCTGCTCGACCTCAAGAAGCGCGCCCGCGACGCGCGCGGCTTCGTCCACGGCCTCGAAGGCTGGGTTATCGAGACCTTGCGCGATTTCGGCGTCGAGACCTTCCGCTCCGAAGGTCGCATCGGCATCTGGACCACCGACGTCGATGGGCGCGAGGCGAAGATCGGCGCGATCGGCGTTCGCATCCGCAAGTGGGTGACGATGCACGGCTTCTCGGTGAACGTCGCGCCCGACCTTTCGCATTTCACCGGCATCGTGCCTTGCGGCATCGAGGAATTCGGCGTCACCAGCCTCAAGCGACTCGGCAAGGACGTGAACCTCGCCGCCTTCGACGCCGCGCTGATCGCACGCGCCCCGGCTTTCCTCGCCTCACTGGAAAGCCCCTGCCCGCCTTCCGCACCGGAGACCGCGTAA
- the clpS gene encoding ATP-dependent Clp protease adapter ClpS: MADDGDTDHGTGDDHQVGIATKTRAKPKKPSQFKVLMLNDDYTPMEFVVLVLKRFFHMDLEQATRVMLHVHQKGVGVCGIFPYEIAETKVNQVMDFARQNQHPLQCTLEKA; encoded by the coding sequence ATGGCGGACGATGGCGACACCGATCACGGTACTGGCGACGACCATCAGGTCGGCATAGCCACCAAGACCCGTGCTAAGCCGAAGAAGCCGAGCCAGTTCAAGGTACTGATGCTCAATGACGACTACACCCCGATGGAATTCGTGGTGCTGGTCCTCAAGCGCTTCTTCCATATGGACCTCGAGCAGGCCACGCGCGTCATGCTGCATGTCCATCAGAAGGGCGTAGGCGTCTGTGGCATCTTCCCATACGAGATTGCCGAGACGAAGGTAAACCAGGTGATGGATTTTGCCCGTCAGAACCAGCACCCACTACAATGCACGCTGGAAAAGGCCTGA
- a CDS encoding phasin family protein, whose amino-acid sequence MSANFTGFQDAITEAQAKAKAAFEKSTSVLGEVSDFAKGNVEAAVESGKIYAEGVQAMGSELVSESRAAFEKMSGDIKELAAAKSPTDFFKLQSDLVRKNFDTAVAYSSKNSEAMLKLMSDTFAPISGRVSIAVEKARSAAPF is encoded by the coding sequence ATGAGCGCTAACTTCACCGGATTCCAGGACGCCATCACCGAAGCTCAGGCCAAGGCCAAGGCTGCTTTCGAGAAGAGCACCAGCGTGCTGGGCGAAGTCAGCGACTTCGCCAAGGGCAACGTCGAGGCCGCCGTCGAATCGGGCAAGATCTACGCCGAGGGCGTGCAGGCCATGGGTTCGGAACTCGTCTCGGAGAGCCGCGCCGCGTTCGAGAAGATGTCGGGTGACATCAAGGAACTCGCTGCCGCAAAGTCGCCGACCGACTTCTTCAAGCTGCAGAGCGATCTCGTTCGCAAGAACTTCGACACGGCTGTTGCCTACAGCTCGAAGAACAGCGAAGCGATGCTCAAGCTGATGAGCGACACGTTCGCACCGATCTCGGGCCGCGTGAGCATCGCCGTCGAGAAGGCGCGCTCGGCTGCTCCGTTCTGA